One Gloeothece verrucosa PCC 7822 DNA window includes the following coding sequences:
- a CDS encoding ATP-dependent nuclease produces the protein MKIINLKIQNYRNLDGVELIFHPDINFIIGENNLGKSNLLKLLNILFNQQRFKEDDFYNSDRAIEVEFSLELETLEIGMFNDLFDPENSHILNIVAVQESVDDNLEFKHKESGSFIPRADLKCINYIDYDSLRNPSSELKFDKIKGAGKFLNYIVFKYLENSQTQDLDFIDKSKINELLLEVTGNLQKIKPFKDFFIEAILENNQENLLTKLIILADDQKRRLENLSYGVQFYSLIPLALLEKLLSLNNKKNFKKCIFEDESTAEKCLPILIGLDEPEIHLHPYAQRALVKYLKKIVINEDKDFSELLRTLFSIDRLLGQIIIVSHSPSILLDDYKKIIRFYVDINDKKLTVKSGKEIVLEKKTEKQLLRNLPYIKEAFFSKVVILVEGDSELGAFPVFVQKMNINLDELGISIIKAGSPHSIVPLMNLLKKFGILSVGIMDSDQKKIYESKKIENLFFTELEDFEDEIFNSLDLLDYILYVESETPKKLKFMVQKAQQLVSTTIDHNKSLYSQFKNLNQEQIKKLKFESKEEILKILRNTKTIINGRYLAEQLDEIPQIYQTVIKTAEELSNYVK, from the coding sequence ATGAAAATAATAAACCTCAAAATCCAGAACTATAGAAACCTTGATGGTGTTGAACTTATTTTTCATCCAGATATTAACTTTATTATTGGAGAAAATAATTTAGGTAAATCAAATTTACTTAAACTTCTCAATATACTTTTTAATCAACAGCGTTTTAAGGAAGATGATTTTTATAATTCTGATAGAGCTATAGAAGTAGAATTTTCTTTAGAGCTTGAAACCCTGGAAATAGGGATGTTTAATGATTTATTTGATCCTGAAAATAGTCATATTTTAAATATAGTAGCAGTTCAAGAGTCTGTGGATGATAATCTTGAATTTAAACATAAAGAATCAGGTAGTTTTATTCCAAGGGCTGACTTGAAATGTATTAACTATATTGATTATGATTCACTCAGAAACCCTTCTTCTGAGCTTAAATTTGATAAAATAAAAGGTGCTGGAAAGTTTTTAAACTATATTGTCTTTAAATATTTAGAAAATAGTCAAACTCAAGATCTAGATTTTATAGACAAGTCTAAAATAAATGAATTGTTGTTAGAAGTAACTGGAAATTTGCAAAAAATTAAGCCGTTTAAAGATTTTTTTATAGAAGCTATTTTAGAAAACAATCAAGAAAATTTACTAACTAAATTAATTATTCTAGCCGATGATCAAAAACGACGATTAGAAAATCTGAGTTATGGAGTTCAGTTTTATAGCCTTATTCCACTTGCATTACTAGAAAAACTGTTATCTTTGAATAATAAAAAAAATTTTAAAAAATGTATTTTTGAAGATGAATCAACAGCCGAAAAATGTTTACCTATACTAATAGGGTTGGATGAACCAGAAATTCATTTACATCCTTATGCTCAAAGAGCATTAGTGAAATACCTTAAAAAAATAGTAATTAATGAAGACAAAGATTTTTCTGAGCTACTAAGAACTTTATTTTCTATAGACAGACTCCTAGGTCAAATAATAATTGTTTCTCATTCCCCTAGTATTTTATTAGATGATTACAAAAAAATTATTAGATTTTATGTGGATATAAATGATAAAAAATTAACGGTAAAAAGTGGAAAAGAGATTGTTTTAGAGAAAAAGACAGAAAAGCAATTACTAAGAAATTTACCTTATATTAAGGAGGCTTTTTTTTCCAAAGTGGTAATTTTAGTAGAAGGTGATAGTGAACTTGGTGCTTTTCCTGTTTTCGTTCAAAAAATGAACATAAATTTAGATGAATTAGGAATTAGTATAATTAAAGCAGGAAGTCCACACTCAATAGTGCCTTTAATGAATTTGTTAAAGAAATTTGGTATTCTTAGTGTTGGGATAATGGATTCTGATCAAAAAAAAATTTATGAAAGTAAAAAGATTGAAAATTTATTTTTTACAGAATTAGAGGATTTTGAAGATGAGATATTTAATAGCTTGGATCTTTTAGATTATATATTATATGTTGAGTCCGAAACTCCAAAAAAACTTAAGTTTATGGTGCAAAAGGCTCAACAGTTAGTATCAACTACTATAGACCATAACAAGTCGTTATATTCTCAGTTTAAAAATCTTAATCAAGAGCAAATTAAAAAACTAAAATTCGAGTCAAAGGAAGAAATATTAAAAATCCTACGTAACACTAAAACTATTATTAATGGTAGATATCTAGCTGAACAGCTGGATGAAATACCACAAATATATCAAACTGTTATCAAAACAGCAGAGGAACTATCAAACTATGTTAAGTAA
- the dut gene encoding dUTP diphosphatase, translating into MKLKITKLEYSAILPTYVHPDDSGLDLTSIKDLEIPSGESQLVPTGIAIELPPNTEAQIRPRSGLALKHQITVLNTPGTIDEGYRGEIGVILINHGKNPFKVTRGMKIAQMVIAPVIRVEVEEVEYLSETSRGSGGFGSTGLTSG; encoded by the coding sequence ATGAAACTAAAAATTACGAAATTAGAATATTCTGCTATTCTTCCCACATATGTACATCCAGATGATTCTGGGTTAGATTTAACCTCTATAAAAGACTTAGAAATACCGTCAGGAGAAAGCCAATTAGTCCCTACAGGAATCGCTATAGAATTACCCCCAAATACAGAAGCCCAAATCCGTCCTAGAAGTGGATTAGCCTTAAAACATCAGATAACAGTTCTCAATACCCCCGGAACCATTGATGAAGGATATCGAGGAGAAATAGGGGTTATTTTAATCAATCATGGCAAAAATCCCTTTAAAGTGACCAGGGGAATGAAAATTGCTCAGATGGTTATTGCTCCCGTAATTCGAGTAGAGGTTGAAGAAGTTGAGTATTTAAGCGAAACTTCCCGAGGAAGCGGCGGTTTTGGTTCGACGGGACTTACTTCGGGTTGA